From Ramlibacter agri, a single genomic window includes:
- a CDS encoding PAS domain-containing sensor histidine kinase — MKLLNTRTYITLGLVSLVSTALLAASFLGLVPDRNAAVREGRVALAESLAAASTAILSSSDPRPVEDVLRFVQKRNPALRSIGLRSREGRLVIAIGEHARQWKAMDSEEAGDSQIQVNLLASGEPWGQLELRFEPLTHPGLLGVVHTPLVLLLAFCAVLCFIGFQVYLSRVLRHLDPAKAIPGRVRSALDSLAGGLLVLDPKQQVVLANEAFTRLLGRSNEQLLGRSVADIPWLDDAGQPLAPSAFPWTAALVDANVQRDAHLRLRGSDGRDRSFIVNCSPVLGAGARPGGVLISLEDVTLLEESRVALRGARDEAEAANRAKSEFLANMSHEIRTPMNAILGFTELLRRGFGKSERESSHYLDTIHHSGKHLLGLINDILDLSKVEAGQLQVEKIACEPHALVQGALAELGLKAQEKGIKLSLRLLTALPERVQSDPARLRQVVLNLLSNAVKFTDKGGVEVVLSCSGSTYAMEVNDTGMGIALDKLETMFDPFTQADASISRRFGGTGLGLAISRRLARALGGDIVATSQPGVGTSMLFTFDAGALQGVPLLDAAQLDARSQASQPAMRRRWKIPPACVLVVDDGPENRELISLVLSEHGLWVEEAEHGEAALDKMALMSVDLVLMDMQMPVMDGYEATRELRRRGSEVPVVALTAHAMKGYEEEVLAAGCTAYLTKPVDIDVLLQRVAQLLGGHALDQEAAAPVPSVFGELPASGEDPVGPVRSRFADNPKLAPIVRKFAARLKEQLGQASQALAGGDLPEVERLAHWLAGAAGTVGYDAFTKPARELEAAAKAGDAAAVEAVLQRIANLEERIELPEVAAA, encoded by the coding sequence ATGAAGCTGCTGAACACCCGCACCTACATCACCCTGGGCCTCGTGTCGCTGGTCAGCACCGCCTTGCTGGCCGCGTCCTTCCTGGGCCTGGTGCCGGACCGCAATGCCGCGGTCCGCGAGGGCCGCGTGGCCCTGGCCGAATCCCTGGCCGCGGCCAGCACCGCCATCCTGAGCAGCAGCGACCCGCGGCCAGTGGAGGACGTGCTGCGCTTCGTGCAGAAGCGCAATCCCGCGCTGCGCTCCATCGGCCTGCGCTCGCGCGAGGGCCGGCTCGTCATCGCGATCGGCGAGCACGCGCGCCAGTGGAAGGCGATGGACAGCGAGGAGGCCGGCGACTCGCAGATCCAGGTGAACCTGCTCGCCAGCGGCGAGCCCTGGGGCCAGCTGGAGCTGCGCTTCGAGCCGCTCACGCACCCCGGCCTGCTGGGCGTCGTGCATACGCCACTCGTGCTGCTGCTCGCTTTCTGCGCCGTGCTGTGCTTCATCGGCTTCCAGGTCTATCTCTCGCGCGTGCTGCGCCACCTCGACCCGGCCAAGGCCATCCCGGGCCGGGTGCGCTCCGCGCTCGATTCGCTGGCCGGCGGCCTGCTGGTGCTGGACCCCAAGCAGCAGGTGGTGCTGGCCAACGAAGCCTTCACGCGGCTGCTGGGACGCAGCAACGAGCAGCTGCTCGGTCGCTCCGTCGCGGACATCCCGTGGCTCGATGACGCGGGCCAGCCGCTGGCGCCTTCGGCCTTCCCGTGGACGGCGGCACTGGTCGACGCCAACGTGCAGCGCGACGCGCACCTGCGGCTGCGGGGCAGCGACGGCCGCGACCGCAGCTTCATCGTCAACTGCTCGCCGGTGCTGGGCGCCGGCGCCCGCCCGGGCGGTGTCCTGATCAGCCTCGAGGACGTGACCCTGCTCGAGGAAAGCCGCGTCGCGCTGCGTGGCGCACGGGACGAGGCCGAGGCCGCCAACCGCGCCAAGAGCGAGTTCCTGGCCAACATGAGCCACGAGATCCGCACCCCGATGAACGCCATCCTGGGCTTCACCGAACTGCTGCGGCGCGGCTTCGGCAAGAGCGAGCGCGAGTCTTCGCACTACCTGGACACCATCCATCACAGCGGCAAGCATTTGCTGGGGCTGATCAACGACATCCTCGACCTGTCCAAGGTGGAGGCCGGCCAGCTGCAGGTGGAGAAGATCGCCTGCGAGCCGCACGCGCTGGTGCAGGGCGCGCTGGCGGAGCTGGGTTTGAAGGCACAGGAGAAGGGCATCAAGCTGTCGCTGCGGCTGCTGACCGCCTTGCCCGAGCGCGTGCAGTCCGACCCCGCGCGCCTGCGCCAGGTGGTGCTGAACCTCCTGAGCAACGCGGTGAAGTTCACCGACAAGGGCGGGGTGGAGGTGGTGCTGTCCTGCAGCGGCTCGACCTACGCGATGGAGGTCAACGACACCGGCATGGGCATCGCCCTGGACAAGCTGGAGACGATGTTCGATCCCTTCACGCAGGCCGATGCATCCATCAGCCGCCGCTTCGGCGGCACCGGCCTGGGCCTGGCCATCAGCCGCCGGCTCGCGCGCGCGCTGGGCGGGGACATCGTGGCCACCAGCCAGCCGGGCGTGGGCACCAGCATGCTTTTCACCTTCGACGCCGGTGCGCTGCAAGGCGTGCCGCTGCTCGATGCCGCGCAGCTGGATGCGCGCTCGCAGGCAAGCCAGCCCGCCATGCGCCGCCGCTGGAAGATCCCGCCGGCCTGCGTACTGGTCGTCGACGACGGTCCCGAGAACCGCGAGCTGATCTCGCTGGTGCTGTCGGAGCACGGCCTGTGGGTGGAGGAGGCCGAGCACGGCGAGGCCGCGCTGGACAAGATGGCGCTGATGTCGGTGGACCTGGTGCTGATGGACATGCAGATGCCGGTGATGGACGGCTACGAAGCCACCCGCGAGCTGCGCCGGCGCGGCAGCGAGGTGCCGGTGGTGGCGCTGACCGCGCATGCGATGAAGGGTTATGAGGAGGAGGTGCTGGCGGCCGGCTGCACCGCCTACCTGACCAAGCCGGTGGACATCGACGTGCTGCTGCAGCGCGTGGCGCAGCTGCTGGGCGGCCATGCGCTGGACCAGGAAGCCGCGGCGCCGGTGCCCTCGGTCTTCGGCGAGCTGCCGGCGTCCGGCGAGGACCCGGTGGGCCCGGTGCGTTCGCGCTTTGCCGACAACCCCAAGCTGGCGCCCATCGTGCGCAAGTTCGCCGCCCGCCTGAAGGAGCAGCTGGGGCAGGCCAGCCAGGCGCTGGCCGGAGGTGACCTGCCGGAGGTGGAGCGGCTCGCCCACTGGCTGGCCGGCGCCGCCGGCACGGTGGGCTACGACGCCTTCACCAAGCCGGCCCGGGAGCTGGAAGCCGCCGCCAAGGCAGGCGATGCCGCGGCCGTTGAGGCGGTGCTGCAACGGATCGCCAATCTCGAGGAACGGATCGAGCTGCCGGAGGTGGCCGCCGCCTGA